The proteins below come from a single Aegilops tauschii subsp. strangulata cultivar AL8/78 chromosome 6, Aet v6.0, whole genome shotgun sequence genomic window:
- the LOC109737102 gene encoding histidine-containing phosphotransfer protein 1-like, translated as MLQEGSAPDFIDKVVTLFCEDGECIIGEIAKLLDKPCMDYHKVSRFVLELKGSSACIGAQRVKNSCIQFHQCCQEKSRDGCLNSLDSVRNDFYDVCTMFKPHASAGPAGPGLSAKL; from the exons ATGCTCCAGGAAGGGAGCGCCCCAGACTTCATCGACAAGGTTGTCACGCTCTTCTGCGAGGATGGCGAGTGTATCATCGGCGAGATCGCCAAGCTGCT GGACAAGCCATGTATGGACTATCACAAGGTGAGCCGTTTTGTGCTTGAACTCAAGGGAAGCAGTGCATG TATTGGTGCTCAGAGAGTGAAGAACAGTTGCATTCAGTTCCATCAGTGTTGTCAGGAGAAGAGCAGAGATGG GTGCCTGAACTCACTGGATTCTGTGAGGAACGATTTCTATGATGTGTGCACCATGTTCAAGCCACATGCTTCAG CTGGGCCAGCAGGTCCAGGCCTTAGTGCTAAACTGTAG